CGCCGATAGTTATTCACGTAATCTTAGAGATAATGTTATTAATAATAATAACATAAGTAATGTTAACGCAATTCTTAATTATTGTTGTGATGGTGCAGATCCTAGTAGGTTAGTAACATATATTGAAACACATGATCATTTTGCTAATGATACAGGGAGTACTCCTAACGTAAATGGAGGTACTAGATATTTTAATAATTGGCAAATGGAAAAAGGTTATACAATAGTGGCATCAAGAGAAAAGGGAACTCCATTATTTTATGATAGGCCAGCTTTTACAGGAATGGTAGAAAGAACAGCGAAGTGGCCAGGTACTTATGGTTTAGGTGGACCTATGGGAGTATCACAAAATATGTGGAAAGATGCTGAAGTAATAGCAACTAATAAATTTCACAATGCTATGATTGGAGAAAAGGAATATATTGAAGCAATAAATAATAACACATTGATAATAAAACGTGGAAATAAAGGTGTAGCAGTAATAAATATGGATGGCGGAGCTGACGTTAATGTTAAAGTAGATTTACCAGATGGAGAATATAAGGATTTAGGAACTAGTGGTGGAACATTTAGGGTTTCTGGTGGAGTGTTAACAGGTAAAGTTCAAAGTGGTAAAACTGCATTTATATATAAAGAACCAGTTATAGTAAAGGAGCCAAAAGCAACAATTTCACAAGAAGGAGGAAGCTTTATTGATTCCTTAACTTTAACATTAGGATATACTAATGCAACATCAGGTACTTATAGTATTGATGGTGGAGCAAAGAAAACATATTCTAATGGAGAAAAAATTACAATTGGTAAGGATAAAGAAGTAGGAGAAACAGTAAAAGTTACATTAACAGCTACAGATGGAACAAAAACTTCAGATCCAGTAACTTATACTTTTAAGAAAAAGGATCCAAATGAAAGAAATATAGCATATATGGAAAAGCCATCATCATGGCCTAATGCTTATGCATATGTTTATAATGATGATCCTACAGCAGCTACAGTAAAAGAAAATGCTAAATGGCCAGGATTACCTATGACAAAAGGTGATGATGGAATATATTATTATGAAATGCCAGAAGACTATAGTAATGCAAGAATAATATTTACTGATGGAACTAAGGAAGGTAATAAATATCCAACTGGAATAGATACTCCAGGATTAACCGTTGAAGGATCTATGATTTATAAAGATGGATCATGGGAGCCTTATGATAATCCAAATAAGAAACCAACAGTTTCTATATCACAATCTGGAGGAGAGTTTGTAGACAAGTTGACATTAACATTAGGATATACTAATGCTACATCAGCAGTTTATTATATAGATGGTGTAAAAAAAGGAGCTTATACTAATGGTGAAAAAATTACTATAGGTGAAGATAGTAACGTTGGAGACACTATAACAGTAAAATTGGTAGCAACAAATGGAAATAATAAAGCGGAAGAAGAATACAAATTTAAAAAGGTTAAAGGAAATGAAGAACTTTCTTTAGATAGTATAACAACTAATTTAGCATCACCACAATTAGAAGGTAGTACAATTAAAATTACTGCAAATGCATCAGGTGGTGTTGGAGATCTTCTTTATAGATTTGAAATAGATGGAGAAGTAGTACAAGAATATTCTGATAAAAGCACTTATACATGGAAGCCGGATACTAAGGGAGATTACAATATTAAAGTTACTGTAAAAGATGAAGATGGAAATAGAGATTATGATTCTATAACTTATACAATAAAAAAGAAAACAATCAATTTATCAATAGATAGTTTTACAGTAAGTTCCAAGTCTGTAAAGGTAGGAGAAACAGTAAAATTATCAGCAAGTGCATCTGGTGGAAGTGGAACAGTACAATATAAATTTGTAGCTAGAAAAGATAGTAAGGAAACAGTAATAAGAGATTATTCAACTACTAAGACAGCAACTTGGACACCATCAGTTGCAGGAGACTATGAATTATTAGTTTACGTTAAAGATAGTGATGGAAATAGTGATTCAGATAGTGCAAGTTGTACAGTAGAAGAATCAGATGAAGACATAGTGATAACAACAGATAAGGCATCACCACAAGTAACTGGAACTTCAATAAAGATAACTGCAAAGGCTAATAATGCAAAAGAATATAGATTTTCTATATATGAATCTAATAGTGGATGGAGTACGTTAAGAGAATATGGAACATCAAATACAGTAACATGGACACCAAAATCATCAGGAAATTATAAAATATGGGTTGATGTGAAGGATTCAAAAGGTAATGTTATTTATGGAAAAATGAATTATGTTGTAAAAGGAAAAACTGTAAGAGTAGAAGAAACAAATACAAATATCAAGTATACAGGAAGTTGGAAGACAGTAAATGGAGATAAATACAGTGGAAGTACTATAAAGACAACAAGCCAAAGTGGAGCAAAGGCAGAATTTACATTTACAGGAACATCAATAAGCTTAATAGGACCAAAGGATAATACAAGAGGAATAGCAAAAGTAACAATAGATGGAACAGTATATACAGTAGATATGTATAGTAGCACATCACAACCAAGAGTATATATGTTCCAGAAGAAGGGATTATCATCAGGAAAGCATACAATAACCATAGAGTATACAGGGTTATCAATGACAAGTGATGCAAATGCAACAATGGGCTTTGATGGAGTGGATATAATAGATGGAGATATTGTAGAGACTGAAACAAAGCCAATAACAAAGAGAATAGAAGAAGATAATGAAAAGATAAGTTATAGCGGCAAGTGGAATATATTAGAGTATAAAGACTATAGCAAAGGAAAAGCGCTAGGAACAAATATAAAAGGATCAAAAGCAACATTTAAGTTTACAGGAACAGGAATAAGCATAATAGCATCAAAAAAATCTAATAGAGGAATAGCAAAAGTAACAATAGATGGGAAAGTATATAATGTAGACATGTATAGTAATAATTTTGTACCAAGGACATATGTATATTCAGATAAGAACTTATCATCAGGAACACACACAATAACAATAGAGTATACAGGAAGTGCTAATAGTTCAGCAACAGGAAATATTATAAGTATTGATGGTTTTGACATAATTAATGGAGATATAATTTAAAAAAAATAATACTGGCTTATTTTAAGCCAGTATTACTTTTATCATCTTTTTTATATGCAGGGCATTTAGATGAACAATTTTTACAGTGACATCCCGATTTGCTTTTTTTTATATTAGAATAAAGAAGATATATAGCTAATAATATTATCAAAGCACCTATAACTATTTCCATAAAATATCCTCCTTAGAATATTGCAGATCCAATATTAAAAATTATAAAACTTGCAATCCAAGCTACAACAAATTGAAATATTACTGAGAAGGTAGCAAATTTACCTCCGAATTCTTTTTTCATAGCACCAATAA
Above is a genomic segment from Clostridium bornimense containing:
- a CDS encoding triple tyrosine motif-containing protein produces the protein MGKALKRLTSLVTTTILTVSLICGDIKISPQIEVHAATDYTNEYGLAKETKDGVILHAFTWRFNTIKDRMKEIAENGYSAVQVSPIQQCSSSPGQNVWEWVFTYRPTGYSIGNHIVGTEEEFKEMCKEADKYGVKIIVDVVANHLIRDNETDPSLKDNNAYFHNAGVINGSDYENNRWKVTHGDLAVDLPDLNTSNKDVQNYVIQFLNKCIDDGADGFRFDMAKHIELPNDDGGSDFWPTILDAIYKKKSDAFVYGEVLQDATSNYTEYNKIMFTGADSYSRNLRDNVINNNNISNVNAILNYCCDGADPSRLVTYIETHDHFANDTGSTPNVNGGTRYFNNWQMEKGYTIVASREKGTPLFYDRPAFTGMVERTAKWPGTYGLGGPMGVSQNMWKDAEVIATNKFHNAMIGEKEYIEAINNNTLIIKRGNKGVAVINMDGGADVNVKVDLPDGEYKDLGTSGGTFRVSGGVLTGKVQSGKTAFIYKEPVIVKEPKATISQEGGSFIDSLTLTLGYTNATSGTYSIDGGAKKTYSNGEKITIGKDKEVGETVKVTLTATDGTKTSDPVTYTFKKKDPNERNIAYMEKPSSWPNAYAYVYNDDPTAATVKENAKWPGLPMTKGDDGIYYYEMPEDYSNARIIFTDGTKEGNKYPTGIDTPGLTVEGSMIYKDGSWEPYDNPNKKPTVSISQSGGEFVDKLTLTLGYTNATSAVYYIDGVKKGAYTNGEKITIGEDSNVGDTITVKLVATNGNNKAEEEYKFKKVKGNEELSLDSITTNLASPQLEGSTIKITANASGGVGDLLYRFEIDGEVVQEYSDKSTYTWKPDTKGDYNIKVTVKDEDGNRDYDSITYTIKKKTINLSIDSFTVSSKSVKVGETVKLSASASGGSGTVQYKFVARKDSKETVIRDYSTTKTATWTPSVAGDYELLVYVKDSDGNSDSDSASCTVEESDEDIVITTDKASPQVTGTSIKITAKANNAKEYRFSIYESNSGWSTLREYGTSNTVTWTPKSSGNYKIWVDVKDSKGNVIYGKMNYVVKGKTVRVEETNTNIKYTGSWKTVNGDKYSGSTIKTTSQSGAKAEFTFTGTSISLIGPKDNTRGIAKVTIDGTVYTVDMYSSTSQPRVYMFQKKGLSSGKHTITIEYTGLSMTSDANATMGFDGVDIIDGDIVETETKPITKRIEEDNEKISYSGKWNILEYKDYSKGKALGTNIKGSKATFKFTGTGISIIASKKSNRGIAKVTIDGKVYNVDMYSNNFVPRTYVYSDKNLSSGTHTITIEYTGSANSSATGNIISIDGFDIINGDII
- a CDS encoding FeoB-associated Cys-rich membrane protein; the protein is MEIVIGALIILLAIYLLYSNIKKSKSGCHCKNCSSKCPAYKKDDKSNTGLK